The sequence below is a genomic window from Pseudorca crassidens isolate mPseCra1 chromosome 7, mPseCra1.hap1, whole genome shotgun sequence.
GGTGTCGGCTCTGCCTTGTTTTCTCTATCCTTGCactttctgcacagcaaagtgggTAAAAGGCCCAAACCAAAAAGCTGTTTCTAAAAAATTTCTCAGCGACATGGTCCTGCACCCAGAGCATCAGGACCATTAATGCACCCTCTCCTCCCGCTCCAGCCGAGAGCGCAagggctggagcccagggagcTAATGTCCCTTCTGCCAGGTCGTCCGGTGGGCCTGGGGAAGCTAAAGGCTGGAGTACCCAGAGTGCTATAAGTATACATGTATAAGACACTGAAATTCACTCGGCTCTTGGCCGCTGACGCAGTGCACTTTCCCTCAACCCGTCGGGGCGCTCGGGGCGCCTCGCACTCACCAGCGTTGTAGGCCGCCAGGTCCGCCCCGGGCCCGGGGCTCTTGCGCTTCCTCGGCCGCCCCTTCTGCACCGTGCCCACGCCATTGTAGTAGGGAAGACCCAGAGGGTTGGCCCCGGCTGCACCCAACCCCGCGCTCTTGGCCGCGGCAGCTGCCGCCGCTGCGGCTGCCACATCCGCGTGGTTGAAGTGCGCGGTGTACTCGCCCTGCAGCAGCGCCTCGAAGTGCAAGCGGCAGTAGACCAGGCTGTCCTTCATGCCGAAGTGGTCTCCCGTGGTCAGCATCTTGTTACACGTAGTGCACGTGAAGCAGTTGAGGTGATAAACCAAGTCCCGAGCTCGCATCACCATCTCCGAGGCCGAGATGCCTAGGTGGCAGCGGGCGCAGCGCTGCACAGAGAACCGCCTGTAGGGACCATCGAGGGAGGGACTGTGGGGACACACGGTTGGGTACCCCCCCATATCCCTCCTCCAAGTGCCATTGCTGCCACTGGCGGAACTCCACTCCTCAAGACTGGCAACCAGGTCTTAACTTGGAGGATGGGGGGAAGATGGAACTAGATTTTGGCCCAGGTCTGGTCCTACCCTGAAATATAGTTTCCCTTAACCATTTTCGTGCCTACAAAGACTTTACCCAGAGTCTGAGCAAGCCCTAGGAAAGCCTTTGCTCGGGAGTAAGGGGAACTTCCCAGTTACCCCTTCCTCAACCTCTAATCCTGCCCTCCACAGCAGTGCCTGGGCATCCTACAGACGTTTGTAATTTGTAagaaacacagagacagagagagagagacagacagacagacagagagaaagggagaggaagaaagaaagaaagagagagagagaataagcaGACCTAACCCTAAACCCAGAGAGGAGAACCAAGGAACCTGGAGTCTGTTAGTGATTCCCGTTCTTCAGTCCTGGCCAGTTTTCACTCCCATCTCCAGGAAAGACCCGGAAATGCACCCAATCCCCCAGCTCTCCCTCCAACTTTGTTCCACACCAGcctagactgcctgggtttgggggggggggtgcctgtTTCTGTTCCCTCTAGTTGACCCAAGAAACTTCAAAGGGAGAAGGGTGCAAGGACCCCCAACCTGAGCTTATTTTTGGTCTAAGCTAAGAAGAGGACACtttctgcttttctctgggtCCCTACACTTCGCAGATCTTTCCAAGATTTCCCTCAAATTGCTGTTTAAAAAGGATGTCAACCAATTTGTACTGGCTTGGAGAAGGGAGGACCTAGGCAGGGAACCCTCCCTTGGGACTGGAGGGAAGGCAACCAGAGAAGATTGCATCTGAGATGAGGGGTCCTGGGTGCCCAGGGCAGTGGGTCCCGAGGTGGGGGCTACCTGTAGTAGTCTTCCTTGCAGTAGATGCTTCCATCCTTGCTGAAACAGGTGAGCTCCGACTCCAGGTTGAGCTTGCACTCGCAGCACTTGAGGCAGCGCATGTGCCACTGTTTGTCCACCGCCAGCAGGTAGTAGCGGTCGGAGATCTTGCCCCCGCAGCCGGCGCAGAGCGCAGCGCGGTCACTGCTGATGGACGGCATGGTCtgcggagggagggaggcgcgAGTCCGCAGCGCCTGCGTCAGCCTGCGACCCTGCCGCCACGCCACGGGGAACCGGGCACCTGCAGCTCCCTCCGAGGCTCCAGCTAGCCCTAAacgcgggggtgggggtggggtgcctGCCAGGGTGTGCGGTGCTCTTCCTGCACCCCAAAAGGCCCATATCCAGGGGGCTCAGGACCCAGGCCCGCCCATGCAGCCCAAGCCGGCCACAGGCCCAGGACCGGCTGCTGGCCTGGATAGATCTTCCTCCTTACTTCTCCCCCTTCCTGTCCTCTCTGCTCTTTTCCCAGAAAAGCTCATGCTGTGTTTGGGGACTGGGGGCAGCAGTGGCTACTTCAGCCAAGCCCTCCAAAAGCTTCCCCCGAACTGTTTCTTAAAGGAGCCACTCTGCTGGGTCCCAGGAAAAGGGGTAAGATGACCATTAAAAGTCACCCTCCACACAGACTCCTCTCCAGAGACTCGGTGGAGCTCCTGGCCCCTAATCCCAGTGATCTCTGGATCCTTAAGCCGAAGGTTCAGGCCAGGGCAAATCGCGGGGCAACCTCTGCCCCTCCACCACCTCTGCCACATTGTCTGGGGCCCTCTTGGGTCCTGGGAGATGGTGAGTGGGGTGCATGGGCACCCTCAAAGTCTCTGAGCGCAGGATAGGCCCAATCCAAATCCTCTCCTAACCAAACTGACAGGCTGAGAGGGTTTAACTGGGGAAGAAGAGCTCAGAAGCAGAGGCACGGGGGCTGCTGCTCTTGCTTTCCAAGCAGAGAAGCTTCGCTCGTGCTCCCCACCTCCTTGGCCTCTAAAGGTCACTTCTGGGCCCGGCTTGGGCAGCGTCTGCTCATCGGGCCCCCAGGGAGGTCTGAGGCAAGGAACTGGATAtttggggctgggctggtggagCCAGGTGTGGAGATCCGAACGGACTCTCCTTCCACAAGAGCCAGGCCAGAGCCTGAACTCCCGGCCCTAACCGAGCCAAGTCGGGCCAGCCAGGAGGCCCAAGATGCGAACAACGAAAAGCCCTAGCCTAGAAGACTTCGACCCCTGAAACTGCGCTGGGACGGGAACCCCGATTGCCAGGAGGCGGGGAGAGGCCCAAGTCGGCTGGAGCCCCAGTGCTGCCGGTTTGTTCGCCTTCCCCGCGCCGCAGGCGGCGCCGCCAGCAGCCAGAGCCGAGTGGTGGAGGAGAGCGAAGGGCTGGCGACCAAAGAGCCCGTTGAAGTGAGAAGAGAGCCATCGGGCCGCGGGTAGGACTTCGCTCCCACTTCGGGAGAAATGCTCTCTTCCACCCTCAGCGTCTGAAATTTCGGTTTCAACCTTGTTTCCCTCCTCCGCCAGCAGCCGGGTTTCCCCTGAGCCGGGAGCTACGGGCCTTGCATCCTGTCCGCGGAGCCCCAGCGTCCAGTCCCGTGCGGCACGAAGGACGCTCCGCAAATTGCCCCCAAACTTAGGAGAGCAGAGGAGCAGACCGAGCCGGTCCCGTCCCAGCTTTTGGCCCCGACCCCGCAGCTGTGCGCCTACCGTCTCCGTGTCGCCGCGGTCGATGGCGGAGCTGATGGCGGGAGCCTCGCTCTTGGCCCTGCGGTCCATCTCGTCGATGACCCCGTGCACCTCGGGGCCCGACAGACTGTGGAACAGCATCGCGGCGGGACcggcggggccgggggcgcggCTCCTCCGCGGGAGGGCTTGCCCCCCGCCTCAGCTGCCTGGCGCTCCCCGCGCTAACGGGCCCGGTGCATAGCCACcgcggccccggccccgcccgagCTCGGCTGTGCCCCCAGGCCGGGCTCCGGGCCCCGGGCGCCCGCGGGCCAGGACGCCTCCCGCCGAGGAGCGGGGGCAGCTACATCGCGGGGCGCCTGGTCGGCGGCGCCAAAGCCAGGGTCACAAGGGcacggggcgggtgggggggtgggtgcgGGAGGGGACGAGAGACCAGGGCAGAGGTCAGCGCCCGCCGCGGGCGCTTTCACGCCGCGGGCATCGCCCGCCCGTCTTCGGCGCCCCCGGCGCAAAGCAGGAGCGCAAACTCTGCCCGAGGCTGCGACGGCTGCGGTCGGGGCTCACCCGGGAGCGACTAGGTGCCCGCGGCCGCCCAGCTGCCTGGACCGCTCCCCTCCCCGGGATGTGCCCCCAGCCCAAGGCAACCCGCCTAGGCGCTGGGTCGGCTACTGAAGTAGGGGTTTCTCGGAAGCCGGCGAGCGGAGCAGAGACACCGGGAGAattgaagaagaggaggaggaggaagaggaggaggaggaggaggaggaggaggaggaggtggaggaggaggtggaggaggaggaggaggaggaggaagaggaggaggaggaggaggaggaggaggtggaggaggaggaggtggaggaggtggaggaggaggaggtggaggaggagaaaagaggaggaggagcagAGTGGGAGGAGGAGCCGCCGGCCGCGGGCCCAGCCGCGCGCAATGCTCTCCAAGAGCGCGCCGAGCCCAGCCCCGGCTCTGCAGTCCGCGCCAGCCAAGCGTCCGCGCCTTTTCTACAGCCGCGCCTGACATCACGTCCTGCTGCCGCGCCATTGGCCGCCCGGCACCCCGGGCCCTGGCAGCGCGTGCTCCGGGAAGGCGGGAGACCCGAGAGGGAGGGGAGCAGCTAGAGGAGGAGAGGAGCGACGAGATGGTGGGAGCTGGTGGGCGAGGCTggagggcgggggcgggagggaggagggagagcgcGGGGTTTAGAGTTTTAAGCTACAAACAGTTTCCTGCGATTGCTTCGGGAAGGAAATTTAAACCCTCTTTCCCCGCCGTCTCCATCCTATGAAGGCGCAGCCGCCAGAGGATGCTTGAGGAGGTCTCACTCTGGTCTCCCCTCGGCCCGGAGCCGCCCCTCGGGCACCGGCTGGGGAGGCCTGGGAAGGCAGGCCTTGGAGCAGAGCTGGGAGAGCCTTGGGCCGCTTGCCGCCGAGTTCTGCCTTCGGCCCAGGCTCCGCGCCGCGGGCTGCGGACTGCCGCGCAGGACTCCCGCGGACCCGACTGAGCCAGAGAGGCAAGAACCGGTGGGAGCTGTGGCTCCTGGGGAGTGGGGCCAGCCAGCTTATCCTCCCTTCAAGTGAGCTAGGGCCCAATTAATGGTCCAGCATGCAGCTCCTCGCTCTTGCCAGTCTCTCTCCAGCCTGGAAGAGTGGGTGCGAGCATGGCTGTAGGAACTAGGAAAGGCATGGGTTCGGATCCTAGTTCTGCCATTTACTTGCAGTGTAACcttaggcaagtgacttaacttccCTAAGCCTGTTTCTGATCTTTAAGTGAGGGACAGGAAAGCCCTCTCCACTTGGATGTGATGAGTGAAAGAGATCACGGCTGTaaaatgcctggaacatagtaggcacTAAGCAAATTCTTTCAtcacttccttttccctctcccccctttaaaaactttcccaCTCCGAGCTACATTAGGCATCAGTGAGGTTCTCAAAAACCACAGGCCCATTCTCTGTCCGCTGGGTGCCTCATGCCACAGACCCAGTTACTGAAGGGCATCCATCCTGCCTCCTGGCAGCACCACTTCTCCACCAACCTGGCCTGCCGCCTAAATCCCAACTGCCACCCCAACCCCCAGACTTTAGGCTCAACCAAGGATCTCTTGGGAGCGATACCCGGGTGTGCGGTGAAGCGGGATTTAGGAAATAAAAGGTGATTGTAGAGAAAAACTGAATGAGCTAGTCAGTTATAGGGTCCCATCTCCTGGCTCTGCTTTGGAGGCGGGTTAGTGTGAAGTGACTTGATTGCCAACAGGAGGTAAGGGGCTAGCCAGGATCTGTGTAGTTTATCTTACAGGGCATAGAATTGAGGCAGCACAAAATCATACTTTACACAAATCTTATATAAGTTTCAGGCATAAATATACGTGTGCTTGTAACGTCCAAGCACAGTCATGCTCATGTGTGCAAATGCACACGTTCATCTTTGTTGGCAAAAACACGGCCAGCAGGAATGTAGAGCTAGCACGTGCACTGCCAGTATAAGTGTACAGTGCCAGGCAGGAGGGTGCATGTATATACTGGAAACTTGCACAGTTATATGTACAGTTGCACACTCAGGCGACTCTACCTAGATCCCTGCGAAAGATTCTCCGAGGCCACACGATTCTCTGAGGCCATGTCTTGCATATTTGCAAAACTCTTGAAGTTACAAGTATGTGTGTTCATGCTGCACATGCACGGATGCCCCAAGGCGAGGCAAGGAAAGGACCATAATCCCAAAGGTGCGCGTGCGCGAGTGTTCACACAGACGTGTGCTCTGGCGCCTGCACACGGCCAGCGCCCAGCCACACGGATGCCTAAAACACAAGCATGTCTTACTGAGGCATCTGGGGTACTTTCTTTCAAAGAAAGTAGGGAGTGAAAATCTAATCTGGGAGTCAGTGGGGTTCATTGGGAGGTCGCCCAACGTGtaggaaaaaaattgttaacaACGCTGGAGTGTTTGTCCTTGGTGCAGCTCTGCGCCCAGGCTGGTGGTTGCAATACGTTTTCAAGAACTCGAGGGGCTGCCTTAGGAgctgcggggcggggggaggagcaCTCGGTAACTCTTGCCGCGGGCTTCCCAAGAAACGTGGAAACACACCCTGCGTCTCTTCACTTCCCCCGTATCTGTAAGCGCACGCTTTCTTCGACACCTCACTGACCAGCAGCCCACACCCATCGCTGACCTACCccaaattccctggcagtcaggATTCCCGCCGGGAGCGCCCGCCTATTTATCCCTCCGTGGCAGGCTGGGACGGGCTCCGGTCTGCAaaaggctcaaacccatgtcccgcCACGGGATCTGGggacccctccccgcccccgggtTCAGAGGCCGGTAACTTTGCTAATCTCCCCCAGCGGCGGGGGGACGTGGTACAACCGCTGAGCCCTGTCCGCGGAGACTAAACAAGGAGAGGAACAGGCTGTAAACACACACCCTGACACGTGAGTGACATTTACGCGGTGCGAGAAGCCGCAGCCGAGGGGATGGCAGAGGGTGGGGGGCGCAGGCAACCGCGGGTAAATGGAACCTTCTGGGGCGCCGGAAACAGCGGCCCTTCGACGCCCCTCCCCCAGGTAGGGGAAGAAACTCCCTAGGTCCCTTGAACCTGCCTTTTGTGGGAGGTGACAGGTGAACGGAATTCAGGTCTGGCTACTCTCGCCGCTGCCTACCTCCCCACCATCTGCTTCCTCGCAGACAGACAGACCGGGCGCATAATGAGGTAGCAGCCTCCAGCCGGCCACCGTGACTAACTCAGAACAAAAGCGCTCCCTCCACGCCTCTTCCAACAAAGGGGCCACCAGCCCCGGCGCTCCCCGAAGGCTGCGGGGCTCCCGGCTGCCGGCTGCGGAGCTGCGGGCGCGCAAACTTCCCGGGGCTCCCGGGGCTGCCGGCGCCACAGAGCCGGGGCCGCGGAGGGAGGAAGCACATGCCGCCCAGAGAAAGTGAGGCCGGGCCTGGCGGGGGAAGAGGGGGCGGGAGCCCGGCAGCCGCGGAAGGAGGGTGATTGATCAGTGCGCTGTTCCCGGAGCTCCGTCCCGTTATTAGAGGCGGCCAAAGCAGGGCCACGCAATAACCGCCGAATCGCCAACTAATTGACGCTGCAGGCAACTACTTCATTGTGCGCGCTGGTTTTATGTCTTCATAGCCGGTGATTGACAAGGTGTAATTAGTCATCTCACTCGGTGATAAACATGGGCACCCTCCTCCCGCGGCATCAGGCCGTGTGTACCAGCAGAGGAAGCGATAGTTGACGCTGATATACCATTAAATCAAAATGAAGACGTTCAGAAGTGTGTGTTTGCTGTGACGCTCTGATGGTTTATTTCTCAAATACGGCACCAACAGATTTACTTGATTTGCAAGTTAACTACAACATtaactggttttatttattttgcctct
It includes:
- the LHX2 gene encoding LIM/homeobox protein Lhx2, which produces MLFHSLSGPEVHGVIDEMDRRAKSEAPAISSAIDRGDTETTMPSISSDRAALCAGCGGKISDRYYLLAVDKQWHMRCLKCCECKLNLESELTCFSKDGSIYCKEDYYRRFSVQRCARCHLGISASEMVMRARDLVYHLNCFTCTTCNKMLTTGDHFGMKDSLVYCRLHFEALLQGEYTAHFNHADVAAAAAAAAAAKSAGLGAAGANPLGLPYYNGVGTVQKGRPRKRKSPGPGADLAAYNAALSCNENDAEHLDRDQPYPSSQKTKRMRTSFKHHQLRTMKSYFAINHNPDAKDLKQLAQKTGLTKRVLQVWFQNARAKFRRNLLRQENTGVDKSTEAALQTGTPSGPASELSNASLSPSSTPTTLTDLTSPTLPTVTSVLTSVPGNLEGHEPHSPSQTTLTNLF